In Gigantopelta aegis isolate Gae_Host chromosome 6, Gae_host_genome, whole genome shotgun sequence, the following are encoded in one genomic region:
- the LOC121375114 gene encoding E3 ubiquitin-protein ligase TRIM56-like translates to MAAADVRTCSICIEQFKEPKLLPCFHTFCLHCLQHYVATSVQDGTFNCPVCRYEVTVPEGGVSAFQTNFYIEAEADRQAYTPSQKCDICSNPADRKCLECSQFFCKSCTAFHSSLGATRSHTTITLGEVEEDSAVISRPQFCIKHKGEVMRFYCRPCEKPICRDCKLTSHEGHKTVDLCDLVADAKSSLAKAKVGFEECINTLGGDLRLIDVNRASLESTRVKKCADIKRLADALIDLIKKHSTEEIEKIIDIEQSAGKCLEERRSQVARSKRYLQAQIDHVIMIISTGLDADVITTANEVKKVLQNVKGKKEASLASILTLENPFNQELLITKQMKILANTNVFLASHIIASKAVELKIRSTFTFVPEPVDVIGPLSNINSVCIGYTAKGCQNNCLILVNVKGQITKKFFVQHDRYRHIRMQGIQFLLPEWNTESHENSVEPSNDEAHKTCVFLGKQIPLVDKNANGDICKIDTNNKSVEIDLADGSVIPCNMDDIPEYKIGFSPRDVCWGLKNDIFIADFGLNVVHR, encoded by the coding sequence ATGGCAGCGGCAGATGTGAGAACATGTAGTATATGTATTGAACAGTTTAAAGAGCCCAAATTGCTGCCATGTTtccatacattttgtttacattgctTACAACACTATGTCGCGACGTCTGTACAGGACGGCACGTTTAACTGTCCGGTGTGTAGGTATGAGGTCACGGTACCCGAGGGCGGCGTGTCGGCATTTCAGACCAACTTCTACATTGAAGCTGAGGCCGACCGACAGGCGTACACGCCCAGTCAGAAGTGTGACATATGTTCAAATCCCGCCGACAGAAAATGCCTTGAATGCTCACAGTTTTTTTGTAAATCGTGCACAGCATTCCATAGTTCCCTGGGTGCGACTAGGTCACACACGACCATTACACTAGGGGAAGTGGAGGAAGACAGTGCAGTTATTTCAAGACCTCAGTTTTGCATTAAACATAAAGGTGAGGTGATGCGGTTTTATTGTCGTCCGTGCGAGAAGCCCATTTGTCGAGATTGTAAACTGACGTCACACGAAGGCCATAAAACGGTAGATTTGTGTGATTTGGTGGCTGATGCAAAATCTTCTTTGGCGAAAGCTAAAGTAGGCTTTGAAGAGTGCATAAACACGTTGGGTGGTGACCTCCGATTAATTGATGTTAATAGAGCGAGTCTAGAAAGCACTCGGGTAAAGAAGTGTGCAGATATAAAGAGGTTAGCCGATGCATTAATTGACTTGATTAAGAAACACAGCACTGAAGAAATAgaaaaaataattgatattgaACAATCCGCGGGTAAGTGTCTAGAAGAAAGAAGATCCCAAGTTGCAAGAAGTAAGCGTTACCTGCAAGCCCAGATTGATCATGTGATCATGATTATATCTACTGGACTTGACGCAGACGTGATAACAACAGCAAACGAAGTAAAGAAAGTTCTACAAAACGTGAAAGGTAAAAAGGAAGCAAGTCTTGCAAGTATACTTACGCTGGAAAATCCATTCAATCAAGAACTGTTAATaactaaacaaatgaaaattttaGCAAATACCAATGTATTTTTAGCATCCCACATTATTGCTTCAAAAGCAGTTGAGTTGAAAATAAGATCAACCTTTACCTTTGTTCCCGAGCCGGTGGATGTGATAGGCCCTCTTTCAAATATCAACAGTGTATGTATCGGTTACACGGCTAAAGGATGCCAAAACAATTGTCTGATTCTAGTCAACGTAAAGGGTCAAATCACCAAGAAATTTTTTGTTCAACATGACCGATACAGACATATCAGAATGCAGGGTATACAATTTCTCCTGCCCGAGTGGAATACAGAGAGCCACGAGAATTCGGTTGAACCCTCAAATGATGAAGCACACAAGACGTGCGTGTTTCTTGGAAAACAAATTCCATTAGTTGATAAAAATGCAAATGGTGACATCTGCAAAAttgatactaataataaatctgTAGAGATCGATCTAGCTGACGGAAGTGTGATTCCCTGTAATATGGATGATATACCGGAATACAAAATAGGGTTTTCTCCGCGTGATGTCTGCTGGGGATTAAAAAATGACATCTTTATTGCAGATTTCGGACTAAACGTAGTTCATCGATAG
- the LOC121375485 gene encoding N-glycosidase Npun_R5314-like produces the protein MAARTDSKKTSLAEAKTKYEYFWKEESPFSQWYPAKFKDGNQSYMCAEQYMMHRKAVLFRDQESAMKILHSQDPKVQKSLGRKVKNWDQELWDKSCRQTVKEASRLKFSQNPNLKKILFDTFPKTLVEASPVDTIWGIGYAADHPNAWDEATWRGQNLLGYVLTEVRNDMMEEEGLKT, from the exons ATGGCAGCCAGAACTGACAGTAAAAAGACTTCCCTCGCTGAGGCAAAGACAAAGTATGAGTATTTCTGGAAGGAAGAATCCCCCTTCAGTCAATGGTATCCTGCCAAATTTAAAGACGGCAATCAGTCGTATATGTGTGCCGAGCAGTACATGATGCACAGAAAAGCAG TGTTATTCAGAGATCAAGAAAGCGCCATGAAGATCCTCCACTCCCAAGATCCGAAAGTTCAGAAGTCTTTAGGTCGGAAAGTGAAGAACTGGGACCAGGAATTGTGGGACAAGTCGTGCAGGCAGACTGTCAAAGAGGCGTCTCGACTGAAG TTTTCGCAGAACCCAAACCTAAAGAAAATCCTCTTCGACACGTTTCCTAAAACTCTGGTTGAGGCCAGTCCAGTGGATACGATCTGGGGGATCGGTTATGCCGCGGACCACCCCAACGCGTGGGATGAAGCCACGTGGCGAGGGCAGAATCTCCTAGGTTACGTCTTAACGGAAGTGAGAAACGACATGATGGAGGAAGAGGGACTGAAAACATAA
- the LOC121375522 gene encoding nuclear inhibitor of protein phosphatase 1-like, translated as MASRPLVNNFEVPSWAGKPPPGLHLDVMKDGKMVQKLMIDEKKCYFFGRNKQLCDFCIDHASCSRVHSALMWHKRLSRPFLMDLGSTHGTYLGQIRLEKKKPQNVPIDSEIHFGASTRIYIIRERPQPLASQPLEDGKRVEEHDVSLLGLPESETELDNLTEFNTAHNRRIASLVEVTDVPNPLKRKHKSVSVSFFEEDEIINPEDIDPTVGRFRNLVTTMVIPKKKAKLDIGSQQAGSITDTITKRLQNFSYGTHLYGDLPAAGVAGTSALGSTYSIAAKLGLPVPNLAPDLEHEAAPPPLEKPQIIGFTPEEPSKEPKKKKYAKEAWPGKKPTHSHNLLV; from the exons ATGGCGTCTCGTCcacttgtaaataattttgaagttCCATCATG GGCAGGCAAACCACCACCTGGTCTTCATTTGGATGTCATGAAAGATGGCAAAATGGTTCAG aaacTAATGATTGATGAGAAGAAGTGTTATTTTTTCGGAAGAAACAAACAGCTTTGTGACTTTTGTATTGACCATGCTTCCTGTTCACGTGTCCATTCCGCCCTAATGTGGCACAAACGACTTTCTCGCCCTTTTCTTATGGATCTTGGCAGCA CACATGGGACATATCTCGGTCAAATAcgattagaaaaaaagaaaccgCAGAATGTTCCAATTGACAGTGAAATACATTTTGGTGCATCTACACGAATATACATAATCCGAGAGAGGCCACAACCTCTTGCAAGTCAGCCACTGGAAGACGGCAAACGGGTGGAGGAGCATGATGTTAGCTTGTTGGGTTTACCCGAGTCCGAAACTGAACTGGAT aatcTGACAGAGTTTAACACTGCACATAATCGGCGGATTGCATCGTTAGTTGAAGTGACTGACGTCCCGAACCCTCTCAAACGAAAACACAAATCTGTCAGTGTAAGCTTCTTTGAAGAAGATGAAATAATCAATCCAG AGGATATCGATCCAACAGTTGGCCGATTCAGAAACCTTGTCACCACAATGGTTATTCCAAAGAAG aaagCAAAACTAGACATTGGGTCTCAGCAGGCCGGAAGCATAACAGACACAATAACAAAACGTTTACAGAACTTTTCGTACGGAACACACCTGTATGGAGATCTACCTGCGGCAGGTGTGGCTGGTACGTCAGCACTTGGAAGTACATACAGCATTGCCGCAAAACTCGGACTGCCTGTGCCAAACCTGGCTCCAGATCTCGAGCACGAGGCGGCTCCACCTCCTTTGGAAAAGCCTCAAATCATTGGATTCACGCCAGAAGAACCTTCCAAAGAAccgaaaaagaagaaatatgcAAAGGAAGCCTGGCCTGGGAAAAaaccaacacattcacacaatCTCCTTGTATAG